In Hemicordylus capensis ecotype Gifberg chromosome 4, rHemCap1.1.pri, whole genome shotgun sequence, the genomic window CGCGCGCGGATGGCAGCCGGAAGGGTAGCGTGGACGAGCCCATCGCGGGGATTGTGAGGCTTCTCAATGGCCACGATTGCTTCTGCACCACGAGCTCGTGCTCGGGGCGCTTGGTAGTGCTGGAGCAgccgcctcttcctccccccaccgagGTAAACCTAGCCTCGGTTTGCTTTGGACGCGGCGTGGCTGACTGGCTCTTTCTTCCCGCTCTCAGTTCTCAAAGGATTAGAGTGACTATCACTTTATTTATGCTGATTTCTAGACTGCGAAAACAAGCACAGAGTAGCTGAGTTCAGTTTTGCTTTGGAGTAAGCCTTCCTGAAAATAAGCGGGACTTGCTTCTGGTTTAAATGTCCGTAGAATTGGATTGCATGAATCCGGAACAGCCGCTACTGTTGCTGCTGAATCCTTTCCCCATCTCGGTAAATTCATTGGGCTAGCTTCATCACCTGACCCCAATTCAGGCTTGCTTAGTCCTTCGTAAGAGGACACACCACACCCTCCTTCCAGACTCCTTCAGAGTTTTGACTGACAGTTCTCCATTCAGCCCACAAAGGTTTCTTTTGCCTGAGCCAGATGTGGCAAATAAAAAAGAATGGCTTCTGGCATCTTTCTCCCTCTTCTCATGACCTTTACACTGCCCTGCTCTCTCCATCACATCACAGTGTTATAGGAATTTCAGTTTATGTTTTGTTATGGGAAAGTATGCATGCACACAACTGGATTGCTCTATGAAAACTGATGATATATAATTTCTGAACCCCACTAGGCTACCACTGGCTTTGAGATACAGAAGCAAAATTGTACCTGGCTCATGGTGACCCATCAAACATGTACAATGGAAAATGTGGTAAGAGTAAGACACTAGTGTCACTTCTTTGCACTTGCTTCAAGAATGCTTTTGTTTGCTTCATTTTGCATGGTGGCCATAAATACATCTATGTTGGGATGGTAGAATTTAACCATGGGATTATAGATGCTGCCTTCGACATGAGCAGGATTGTATGGATGATTTCTGCAactgtttttcctttgctttgCTTGTCAATGAAGAATAGAAAAAGAACACTTCTGTTTAAGGGGAAGCTCTCTCTGTCATTGAACTTATCAGTCATACTGATTGGTTACGATCATTTTGCATTTGAGCTGAAGATGTTTCAGTATCACAGGAATTTCTTGCTTTCAGTGGCTGGTATCCAAACtcagttactcaatagtactactctgGAGTTACTCTTTaagaactacttaatttcagtaggacttcctcttgtaaaattattcaggatgtcagccactgtgtttgttTTGCTTAGTGACTTCTGCGGATGGAATTAATTCTGTGAGAGAAATTTCACTTAATTTCATTAAAGCTGTGATGATATACACACTTACTGAGAGTAAATCTAATTGACTTCATTAAACTTGTTTCTGAGTAAAGTACATAAGATTGTGTTCATGGGTGTCCACGGGATTTTTTCCTGGAGATGGAGGTCAACGCTGCCTTCAATTCTATACCTAATTGTTTAAAATAAGCCCCATGGAATTCAGTGGAACTAGCTCAATCCAGAGGAGGGTGGGATGCCTCCCCTTGTCCTCCCTCCTTCAGATGCCCATGATTGTTCTGTAACTGTGAGTTGAATTAATACTTGATTATACCTTTGACTATTGAGGCAAATTTTGCTAGACATATTTGTAACAGCATCCAGTTTCTACCAGGAGAGGGCAGATTGAGGATTGTTCATAGGGGAGTTTGCATCAAGATGTAACTAATTGCCATAGATTCTTTTGTCTTTCCCCCCAGAGATTCTTATCTAATAGAGCTGTTATATTGAAAATATGAGAGATCTTGAACTATGTTCATTAATTAGTTTCATATGGGAGTTTGTGTTCCAGTTCTTAAAaatagaaaggagaggagagttactaaagtattgttgttttttaaagcatttgattTCACTGTTCATATATTCACTTGTAAGAGTTGCACTGCAGATTTACTGTATGTTTAGCACTGAAATTACTTTTGGATACTTTGGTTTTTTACTTTTGTTCATTGAAAAGAAAATAACATTTTTCTATTGATGCTTAtgttaacaaaacaaaagcactgTACTTCGTTATGAATAATATATTATGCCTTATGATATCATATGAACAGTGTAATTTCTACCTAATGTAAGATATTTGATACCTGAACCCAGTTATTGCAAATTGACATATATACTAGTCTACACCTGTAGATCTGATTGAGCCTAAGGAAGGAAGTCTGTAGCCACAGTAACTGCATAAAATCTGACTCTGACACCCATGTCCTTAATCAAAAGACCACATGGCAAAATTCTGTATTCTACTTTAATGAAAAATGGATATTTTAGAAATCTGAAAAAGAACTTGTTTCAAGCTCAGCAGTATATAATTACAGTTCCAGAAGTTATGCTTTCATATTTATTGATTGAGAGCCTGATCCCACACCCACTGGGAGTTTGGCGGTTGGCTCTTGTAGATGAACGTCTGTGGTGTACATTTTGAAGCTATAATAGGAAATTACTTTCAGTATTTCAATATTAAAGTTGAGCCTTTTGCAGGAAATTAGTGATCTAGAAGCTATAAGGTAACAACGTCCTTCAATCACAATATGTATTTCAAATACTTATTTTGAAGAAACATGAGTTATAAGTTTCTGTAGACTTAGGCCAGAAGCCAAAGATGCGGAGAGAGAACAGCCAGAACTATCTTTGCAAGATTCTTTGTATCCGCTGTGATaaccaaccattgctttttaaactgAATTATCTGTTGGAGCTGGTCTCTGTCAAACATAAACTTCCAAAAAACAGTACCCCACCTCTTGCTGCACCTTGAGTTTTTCCTCCATATATCTTTTCCTCTTACTCTAATCAAGGCCTTAAGATGGTGATCATATAGGCATATTTTGTGTGTTTCCTTTTACCGTTCACTGTATCTGAAAGATGAAGAAATATATACCACAAGACTTATGCGAGCAATTAAATTGCCAGTTGTGGTtaagaatatatttatatacagtttttcaacaaatacattttccaaagtggtttacatggcaaAAGGATTGAGAAAATCCCTGTCCTAAAAGAGCTCACAGTATAAAACATGCAGCaggcagccactgggagggatactGCTGGGATAAATTGGGTTAGTTGCTCTTCTGAATATAAGAGAGCTACcacttaaaaggtgcttctttgctgagTTTGTAGGGGCATATATTCTGGCCAATTCATCGTAAAAGTATTTACTTGGGAGTAGCCTAGTCTTAAACTGCTTAAGAGGCTAATCTAGAATGTTATACATTTGTATTTAAAGAATCCTATTATCCTTAGTTCTTAGTAAACTAGTGAAAGTGTTTTACCAATATGCTATTGTGAAGAGTCTTGGGGAATAAATGGAGAACAAAGAGTTCTCCATCAAACAAATATTGGTTGTTCGATGGCTGTGCTGCAGTGGTGATGAGAATGTTATGGTTGCCATTGGATAGAATGCTGTGAAAAGAGAGAACAGTTAATGTAAGTAGGGGGAGATGACTGTTGGAGTAGTTGGAGAGGGTTGAGCTGGGATTGAGGTGGGGAAGGGCTAGTCAAGAGACAAGtctagaaaaagagagaggaaatggaGATGAAGGGACAGGCAGATTAAAAGGAGGAGAGAATTGCTGTTAGatagaaagaaaggaggaagaaaagagagtATTTTAAATCCTTCTGAGCAACTTTCACTGAGTGGGGTGATACAGTTGAAGCTTAGCCTGCTTCAAGTTTATACACTAATGCACTCTACGTAACTGAGAAGAGAGTAACAGTTATCTACTGAAACCTCTAAATAGTTAGTCAATATGGATTTTGGATCTACAAGAaacttagtttttaaaaaagcactagtttttaaaaaagcactcagATCTATTTTTTTCATGATTTCTTGAATTGGTTTGACTTCATGGCTAATGCCTTAAGCAGCCATGAAGTCAGGCTGTAAGACTGAAGAAGCAGTTTATTAAAAGGCAAAGAAAGCATTTGCTGACTTTCATCAGCTAAAAATCCTGTACAGTTTTATGTATTGAATTAGACCATCTAGCTCTGCACTGTCTGACtgccagtggttctccaggggtctttctcagtctTATATGGAAataccaaggattgaaccggggaccttctgcatgtgaaacagtgctctacccctgagctacatgTGTTCCTTAACAAGAAAGCAATATACAGTATTCTTTTCTCTGCTAAAATcagaaggattttttaaaaaaaactaaaggTAGCCTGGGTTAAGTTTCGTTTGGGCTTATTGTTGAGTTAGATAACAGATGATAGTCTTTTTAAATTGCATAAAGACCATCATGATAAGTGTATTCTTTCAACTTTTGCCAGTGGGTATTGTGGGTAAAATTGACCCAGTGAAGTGGAAAAAAATTATAAGACATTTTTAGAGTTTTTTCCTTCTTTGTATTCTTTAATTTTAATATGGTCAAAAGCCCTGTGATGCTCCATCTCCACTtgtaaggtttttgttttgttttgttttttgtaaattaAAGTGTTTGCTCTGATGGTATTGGGGTTAtctttaggaatgtgcaaaacgttttgacttgaaacaggccattttgagtgtgttaagctcaaaacaaaaacaaaaaacgaacctttcccccaaacccccataagatcctaattttaaaatttgtttaaaattgccctcttgcccgtttcttttgtaggttgggtggtaggcagggccggtgctaccatttGGCCAACTAGGTAGCCTCCtagggtgcagacctcagaggggtgcagaatgtagagtgtcaatgtgttaagagtatgagaaaccagaataatgagtagaaatatgaggGGGAAAACCAGTTCATTGTGTTGAACACAATGGGgagtgcaagtacttagccttgcctggGGTGCAGAATAGTCAGGCACAAGCActggtggtaggtagtacccatcatgccctaccacacaacccactttggtgtccctagaagctatctatggggaacagtggggtgtttcaagtttccctatggccaaaacactcgaaAGGTTTCAAGTTTTATTCTGTCAAAACAACCAGTTTGTACAACTGGATGAAACATTTTGGACAtctgcgttttgtttcaagcttgaaacaaaatgcaaaatttgttctgtgcacatcccaagtTACCTTGTAGTTGCATTACCTAGTTACCAGTTGCATTTAATGGAAAACTGAAACTGACCAGTACCTATTGAATAACTTTAATATGTATAAAGGTATCACCGTGACCCCAttatttatactgcttttctattTCTGTTCTGCCAAAAGGCAATACTTAGTGAAggtctcacccacccaccaccttcaACTGCTGTCATGCTCAAAGCAATCCTTAACATTTTTCATGTTTTACTTACTCTGGGTCCACTATTTGAATCCAAGAGCAGATTATAAAAGTACACTTTTTTATTCAGCCCAATGTTAAAACAAAATGTTATCGAATAAAGGCACTGCTGAGAGGAAAAGGTTGCTTTGCACTGTTCATTTCTCTTCAGTTTCCTCCACCCCCAAAGGAAAAGGTTATTCAATGTGTAGATGTGCACTGATAGTTTAACTTTGAAACAACAATAAAATCTAGATCCAAAATTATTCAAGGGATGGGACTTACAGACACCAGCATCTACACACTTCTTAGTTTGTTCCTATAATTTATCTTAGCTTTTTCAAAACCTAAGGAACCTACAAAACTAGTTTTTCAAAACCTAAGGGACGTGCAAAATTAGTTTAACTGGAGACTTTTGATGAGATATTAAAAATAAGTGTGTGTACTTCGGGCAGTGTGCAATACTGCCTCCAGCTCTCTAAAATGCTATCATCTGTACATGACTTTTTGAAAGTCAAATCCCAGTAGAATGCTGTGCCATAACCATTATGCCAAAGAGAAAATACAGAGCAAAGTGTATACATATTACAAGTTGCTGAAATGTATTTTAATTAGGTTGAATCAGCTTCTGTTATGCCATGTTTAGATCCTAAGTAGGCGGTTCTATGTATGTGCACCATTGTTGAATTGATATTAACTTATTATGGATCTTTTAGCTTACAGCATTACAGAGAGCTACAGATGATGCcatattcaaatttgaaccatttgTACTTCATGTACAGTGTCAAGAGCTTCAAGATGCACAACTTCTGGTAAAGTAAAAAGTTGTTCTAGTGCTTAAATTCCATATTTACTACATTAGTAACAGTTGGCACTTGCCTAACTTTTCACACCTAGAAGTGTTCCCTGGAGCATTGTGTATTTAATAACCGAGACTATGAAAATATGATGATGGGggaaaattgaattttttttattatttctacaGATGTGATGCTCATAATGAAATTATGGTTTGGTTGAAACCAATGGCAAAGCTCCCACTGGCTTTTGGAATAAGAAGTTCAGAAACAAATAGAACCTGCTTTTCAGTTAGTTGGCAGCTTTCTGAGCTGTCTGTTATCTGACAACCAAAGCCTGGCAGCCAGTGCCTGTTAGTGTCTAACCATGACTGTTCTTCCTTCACATTTTATTGGACGATACCCCTGTCACTTCAAGATGCTTTTCACTCTAGGCTGCTTCAAAAGTAGACGTTGATATGGTGTGGGTGGTCTTCTGCTTAGGAGAAAAAATGGAACTTCTGCACACGCAAGCCCTTTCATGCTACAAAGGAATTGCTGGATTTCCCCCTATAATATGACGTACATCAGATTGTCCTGCATTTATGGATTTTTTTCAGCTGTACaatctgaggatgtggacaggatcATTGGTAGACTAGGTTGTGCTTTCTGGCTAATAAAAGCTATTGGTAGGACTGGCTATGGGCAGGGGATGTAACAAATTAATCTTTGGTAGAAGGTATGATTCCATGCTGCTTAAAATTAGCAATTTttttatggatttatttatttattcaattttataccacccttccaaatggctcagggcggtttacaattaaaaacaaaactattaaaaccaataacagttaaaacagaaatgtaaacaatataaaacatcaattaacaattaaaacatcataaaaacaattaaacaatcagaacaattaaaaaaccctgaaaagcaggttacagcattaaaacaattaaaactaattaaaaaccctggaaggccaggccaaacagataggctctcctgaaggtcaataaagaattcagattgtggatttctgccaggagtgcattccgcagcccaggagcagctacagagaaggcccgcctctgagttgccaccaaacgaactggtggtaactggagatggagctCCTCAGAATTATCCACCTTCTGCTCAAAAACCCGTGCTTTGACTTAGCTATACTAGATAATTTCCAGCCACTTTGCAATTTCCCCTTTTTggacaaggtgcttgagcatgtggtggtgtcccagctccAGATATTTCTGGTTGATACTACTGATCTTTCAATTAGTTTTCTGATCTCATATGGAACTGAAACACCTTATGTCATTCTAGAGGATAACCCATGACAAGGACTAAAGAGGAGGGATAAATCTCTGGTACTTCTGCTAGGCCTATCAatagcttttgatactatcagctATGGCAGAGCTACTCAGCTTCggtcttcctgcagatgttggcctacaactcccatcatccctgactactgtggctgaggatgctgggagttgtagtccaaaaacagctggaggactgaagttgtgtagTCCTGATATTATTCTGGACTGTCTTGCTAGGATGGGCCTGAGAGGCAATGCGTTGCAGAGGCTCTGATACTTCCTGGTGGGTAGATTCCAGAAAGTGATGTTTGAAGACTCCTATTTGACACTATGCCCTTTGACTTATAGTGTCTGTGGGATTCAGTTATTTATTCAATGCCTtctgtgctgtttaacatctccatgaaactgctaggagataATTTGTGGGTTTGTGGTTGGGAGAGGTCAACaatatggtgatgacacccagctGTACTTAttggtaacagccctgtctgaagAGACTGTAGACATCCTGAACAAGTGCCTAAACTGGTATGAATGAAGGTGAACAAGCTGATACTaaatctggacaagacagaggttgctCTTGCCAGGAAATCTACTGATCTGATGATGGTACATCAATCCATTCTGGATGGGATTTCACTCCCCTTAAAATACCACATTTGCAGCTTGGTAGTGCTCCTCAACTTGGCCTTGCCCTTGGATGCCAGATGGCTGCTGTGACTTTGGCAACCTTTGCCAAGCTTTGGCTGGTCTACTAGATATGTCCATTCCTAGATCAGACAGACCCGGCTATCATTTCCCACACTCTTATTATTTCTAATTAAGAGTACAGACTGAACTGTACATGGGCCTTCCCATAAAGATCATTCTGAGTCTTCATCTGGTATACAATGCTGCTGCAAGGGTTCTGGCTGAAGTCTGATATCATCAACATATCACCTGTACTGAtaaagctgcactggttaccagtttgtttatGAGTGCAGTATCAGTGAGTACCTTTGCAGTCCTAAACAACATGGGCCCTGGTTTCTTTAAGACTGCCTTGCTCCATGAGGTCTGCTAGAGAAGCCCTACTCTGTATCCCATCACCAGCCATAGTACACTGGGTAACGATGTGTGAACAGGTATTCTCAGTCATGGCTCCCACATTGTAGAACTCATTTCCACAGGAAATGCGTACAGCAACTTCCTTCCTTGTCTTCAGAAGCCAACTGAATACCTGGCTATTTATACAAGCTTTGAAACTAAATCCTCTTTTAAGTCAGCAGTTTTACAAGCTTTTTGTAAACTATCCACCCTTTTATGTCTGCAGTTTTCTGTGCAATCTCCTATTTGTTTAATATAATAATACTTATGagcatcccataacaaattgttctctgggcacaAATTGGTGTATAATCTGATTTTTGATGCACACTGGTATAGTTGGTTGttagttttaatgattttgttttacTGATTGATGGAAGCAGCTCTGAATCTTCAGAGAAGAGTGAGGTAGAAATcctttaaaacaagttgttctggcaagaactaatctgcctactttcctttcactatccttacaactggtcaaAATTTGGccccaaatcggttaggcagttcacaggttagcccacttgtgcctcaaattttCACATgttctccatcttgaattggagttgttgacatcatcacaaacgatgccttcgaggtgtccctatgtatccttaCAACTGTgccagatttggtacaaattggttcTCACTTACTCCTCTAACattcacacgtccgccatcttgaactgggttagATGGCATCATTATAAACTGTGCCCTtcagatgtccctatgtgtccctacagctgtaccagatttcgttcaaatcagttagacggtccacaagttatccCATGTGCGCCTCAAACCTTCACGCATCcaccgtcttgaattggggtggatggcatcatcacaaaatacactattgaggtatccctacaactgtaatcaattttgttcatattggtccagacactgTGAAGATGATATGGGGGGACTCACACACAGaatactgggtgatctcataagcttactttccttaataaaactttttaataaaattaaaatcctGTTCAAATTCTGTAAATATCTTCACACTATTGTTGGACGCTGCTGGGTGTTAAAAAGGTATTAAAGCTATAAATTCTTTTATAGTTGCATACTATTTGCAGTAGTTCCTTCTGCTGTGACATTTTTGAATAATTAAAACCAGAAACAACTGTTGATATTCAAATATAATGGGACACCTAGTCTGATTTGCCACATTCGTCAAGGCATTTGGAATAGAAGTTGGTACCTGACAATGCAGTTTACTTGAACTATTGTAAATCTTTTCAAGATTTGAGTCCTTAGATTACTGTAGTGTCTAGTTTCAACTTGCTGTTTGTTCTTCTTTTTATAGCATGCAGTGGCTATAGAAGCTGGATTTAGAAATTCTGGTATAACTGTTGGTCGTAAAGGGAAAATTATGATGGTAtgttatttttctgtgctttGCATTATATGGCCACAGTTACCTATAAACATTTGCACAACTTCTCCTGGATTTACTTTCTGGTTGAGAACACATGAAGGCAACATTAGTATATCAACCAGTAAGTTCACTTGGGTGAATGCACTGTGGCTACCTTAAGTCCCCTGTATGACAAAGGCACTTTTTTTGAGCCAGTGCCATCGCAGGAGTAAAAGTAGCTGTATAGGTGCAGTACAATATTCATGTGGAAGCACCTTGGTCAGACACCAAGCATAGCAATGGCCCAATTGTGTAAAATATTCAGTagttattaaaaaaatatatagcgGAAAAGGATGTTGCATGCAGAGAAAAATAGGAACTCCCGCAATTATTCTTTATTCCTAaaagatagtgaggctgttcttacaatcaagcaaaaccagactaaggaagccaagcctggtcttggctgatcaTCAGAGCTGCTGGGATCATGCCCAATTCTGGCAGTGCTTCGGCAGCAAACATGCCTGTGGAGCCCACCAATTAAACGGAGTTAAGGGAGTATgcactcccttagcccgttttttCTAATTGTCTGTCAGCACCGGTGCTGGGAGACTATGGGGCTCCTGGCGAGCACCGAGGGAATCCCCACCATgcactgcgcacttgtgcagtgcattgtgggatttccgggggtcTGGACAACATGTCCTGGCCCCCAACCTTCCGTGCTGCCAGGGGCAACTGGCAACCATCCTGGTGGATGACCCACCCGCCCAACATGGACTaggcgatcatctgcagggaaggtaactTTTCAAAGCCTTCCCTACTTCCCACCCTCAAGTCCTTCTAATGGATCATGAAAAAGGGCTCAGTATATTATTACTAGTGTTTTATTTCATAAATTTTCCTCCCTATATGCTGGTTGACTTTTAAAAATGAGGAGAAGCTTCCTTGCTTTTGTATTGCTATAGGCTGTCCGGAGTACCCATTGCTTAGAAGTTCCACTAAGCCAGAAAGGAAAACTGATGGTTAGTGAAGAATATGTTGACTTTGTAGTTCAAGTTGCTAATCGGAAGATGGAAGAAAATAGGAAGAGAATTGACAGGTTTGTTAATATATATAATTTTCATCCTGATAGTTTAAATATTACATGTAGAAACATGTAAAATATATAGATGGATAGTAGTTAAGAAATGGGTGAACTAAAATTTACTCAGTGTAATATCAAAGTTTTATATTCATTAACATGGAATTTTGTCCATATTTACAAAAGTGGCCAAGGTATGCCACTTGGGGATTTCTTAAATCTTGAGCTGCCTGATTGAATGACAGGAAGTGAAATACTGTTAGTGCCCTGTGCAGTTCTATCATTTCTCAAAATTCATGTTACTAGTCTGGCAGCCCCCCTTAAAGAGGTATGTGTGATTTTGTTCATCTATCTGCTATTCTACCTCGCCTCTTAACTAGAATAATACCTGTGATTTCTCACATGTTGTTTGATGGTGCTTAGAGGCTCTAATGGGaaagtaggcatgtgcatgaaccgagtTTCGTTAACTGGTTCGGCACCGTGGAGAGGGGAGCggcaagtgggatctttaaaaaagaggagagcaggtccttacgtgctcactgccaccacatgaagctTCCTGTTGTGGGGGGCACTCATCCCAAGAACCTGTGCATGGCACTCGCACACATATGGCGTCATGGCAGATGCCATTTGCGTGGGCAGCATGGTATACTGCCCACGCAAATGGCTCCCGCAGATGCTGTGTGCTTGCCAGTGCTGTGCAAGGATTCTTGGGAAGCCGCGTGCAACAGCGGAGAGCAGGGaaagacttgctctcctcttttttaaagatcccacttgccGCTCCCCTCTCCacggtgccgaaccagttcacaaacctcggttcatgcacatgcctactttCCCATTAGAGCCCCTAGGCACCATCAATGTTCTGGTGGAAAGCGGctaaggggaggcatgatagaggctTATAAAATAATTTATGGTGTGGGAAGAGTAGTTAGATAAATTtttctctcacaacagtagaaccagaaGTCATCCCATTAATGTGCTTGCTAGGAATTTTAGGGCAGACAAAAACATTCACTTGTTCACACAGTGAATAATTAGTCTCTGGAATatattgccacaggatgtgacagtggccaccagcttgtataGCTTTAAAAGTGGGTTACAAATTAATGAATAAGTCTATCAGTGGATACTAGACCTGATGGCTACATGCAACTTCCAGGGTCTTTGAATGTCAATTGAAGAGGAGCAAGAGCAGGCGAGGACATACCTTTATCATCCACTTGTAGGCTTCTGATTGTCAGTTGTggaaaatgggatgctggactagataggacttgggcctgatccagcatggctgttcttaagATGCACCATGGAAATGGGAATGAATTTAGGAAGTGTAATCCTGAGCAGATGAAAAACAATAGCAGACAAGCAGTTCTGAACCATCGTTTGCCCACTGTACTTTTGGGAGATGGGCCCATAGTGTAgtttcttaactttggctagCACGCCCATGTTTCACATTATATCTAAATCCAGCCTCTGTTAATAAGTGGATACGGTAatatttgcatgaatgcacaaataTCTACCCATGCCATTATagcagtggcgtaactatagggggggctggggggcatgtgccccgggcgccaccccggcgggtcacgtggggggtgccaaaaagtggctttccccccgccgcccccccggatcgcccgccaAGTGTGGTGGCGTGCGTGCGGCGGCAATTCGGcggtgggtcgcccgccgagtggcggcggcgggtcgcctgccgaatgcagcagtggctggtggcatcccatggcctgtgtagcagcggcgcggagtgcaggcagcaACGCCGAGCCGAGCAGCCTGGCGTCGGCTCGGCGTtgctgcctgcactccgcgccgccgctacacaggccatgggatgccgccagccaccacaccagccaccgccgcactcggcgggcgacccgccaccgccgaatcgccaccCCGCCACCGCTGAATCGCCGGCTGCCGCGCCgggccaggtatgtgggggcggggggagcaccatttcagggccatagcttgccctgggtgccgtttccccccggTACGCCACTGCATTATAGAGATATACATAATTAATTCATTCTGTAGCTAGTATTCTCAAATTGTAGCTTTTGGATTATAAGAGCTAATTGAATTGAAataattctcacacacacacacacccatcgtTGTAAGAACTGGCTTCGAAATTAGTCTTAAGTGTTGTGTTGACATATTTATGAACCTCTGGACAGTTTCATATACAATGGGAGTTCCATCATAGTTGTGGCTGATAAAAATAGCAGTAGTTCCAGGGACAACTCCATTGCATAGCGGAAGGGAAACGTTTCATGAATTAGTATGGTGATTAACATGTATGGTAATTAACATAGAAGAAAGCACCTAGATTAGTGTTTTTGAAAGTAATTGTAGCAGCATTTTGGTATATTAGTTACATGTGTGATACTTGCTACTCGCTTAAAGGAGTGGAATGAGAAACATAAATCCATGTACTTTTTTCAGATTTTACAGCTCTCTACAGTTT contains:
- the TYW3 gene encoding tRNA wybutosine-synthesizing protein 3 homolog isoform X1 gives rise to the protein MADFKRWKEQRLSRADGSRKGSVDEPIAGIVRLLNGHDCFCTTSSCSGRLVVLEQPPLPPPTEATTGFEIQKQNCTWLMVTHQTCTMENVLTALQRATDDAIFKFEPFVLHVQCQELQDAQLLHAVAIEAGFRNSGITVGRKGKIMMAVRSTHCLEVPLSQKGKLMVSEEYVDFVVQVANRKMEENRKRIDRFYSSLQFALENRDHGNTLRFEEKVKNNIVDSCKRKSKSKGNKKDDDYASPGRNRRLESEDDTESNLNFFH
- the TYW3 gene encoding tRNA wybutosine-synthesizing protein 3 homolog isoform X2 gives rise to the protein MSVELDCMNPEQPLLLLLNPFPISATTGFEIQKQNCTWLMVTHQTCTMENVLTALQRATDDAIFKFEPFVLHVQCQELQDAQLLHAVAIEAGFRNSGITVGRKGKIMMAVRSTHCLEVPLSQKGKLMVSEEYVDFVVQVANRKMEENRKRIDRFYSSLQFALENRDHGNTLRFEEKVKNNIVDSCKRKSKSKGNKKDDDYASPGRNRRLESEDDTESNLNFFH